A part of Gemmatimonas groenlandica genomic DNA contains:
- a CDS encoding DUF3052 domain-containing protein has translation MAGYSGTPLAKKLGIVEGTVVHVVHAPSHYQSLLAPLPPSVCFLARLAPAAQVVHLFTTERAELASKLTAWRTALPDTVVIWVSWPKKSAKVATDITEDTVRAVALPLGFVDVKVCAVDEVWSGLKLVVRKALRDGG, from the coding sequence GTGGCTGGCTACTCCGGTACACCGCTGGCGAAGAAACTGGGCATCGTCGAGGGCACGGTGGTGCATGTGGTACACGCGCCGTCGCACTATCAGTCGTTGCTCGCACCGCTGCCGCCGTCAGTGTGCTTTCTCGCGCGGCTCGCGCCTGCGGCGCAGGTGGTGCACTTGTTCACGACCGAGCGCGCTGAACTCGCGTCGAAACTCACGGCGTGGCGCACGGCGCTGCCCGACACGGTGGTGATCTGGGTGTCGTGGCCAAAGAAAAGCGCCAAGGTCGCGACCGATATCACCGAGGATACCGTCCGCGCCGTGGCACTTCCCTTGGGGTTCGTCGACGTGAAGGTGTGCGCCGTCGACGAGGTCTGGTCGGGTCTTAAGCTCGTGGTGCGGAAAGCACTCCGCGACGGCGGGTGA
- a CDS encoding RNA polymerase sigma factor, translating into MPTPQATTADATIIRRVLAGDVNAFALIVDRYHARCLRVATHLLGDSDDAEDAVQDAFVRAYRHLGSYRPRDVGVDNAGGESGGDGAFGAWLLRILVNQCRTRSARMSRYARFDAEPSEQIEGGAAEPTAATDHEAAERRTDLAQALALLSPEHREAVVLRFADELSYDEMASITGVGVSALKMRVQRACTRLRALLAEHLHA; encoded by the coding sequence ATGCCCACGCCACAGGCCACCACGGCCGACGCCACGATTATCCGACGGGTGCTGGCCGGCGACGTCAACGCCTTCGCGCTGATCGTCGACCGGTATCACGCCCGTTGTCTGCGCGTGGCCACGCACCTGCTGGGCGATTCCGACGACGCCGAGGATGCGGTGCAGGACGCCTTTGTGCGCGCCTACCGGCATCTCGGGAGCTATCGGCCCAGAGACGTCGGTGTCGACAACGCCGGTGGCGAGAGCGGCGGTGACGGCGCGTTCGGGGCGTGGCTGCTGCGCATCCTCGTGAACCAGTGTCGCACTCGCTCCGCCCGTATGTCCCGGTATGCACGGTTCGACGCCGAACCATCTGAGCAGATTGAGGGGGGCGCTGCGGAGCCTACGGCGGCGACTGATCATGAAGCCGCCGAGCGACGGACCGATCTCGCCCAGGCGCTGGCCCTGCTCAGCCCCGAACACCGGGAAGCGGTCGTCCTGCGCTTCGCCGACGAATTGAGCTATGACGAGATGGCGTCAATCACCGGGGTCGGCGTGTCCGCCCTCAAGATGCGCGTGCAACGCGCCTGTACCCGACTGCGCGCCCTGCTCGCGGAGCACCTTCATGCCTGA
- a CDS encoding glycosyltransferase family 117 protein encodes MLLHALRSRGAPAGCALLALCTLMAGYADLWRGGTDLAAALLTIGYVVCVPLAILVAGGALGAERQEAGAPPYRAAAVVSLAVLALYAFTLAPTTAMWDASEYIAAAKVLGIPHPPGNPMFVLLAHAFAQATSLLPVSLTYAARVNLLAATTSALSAGCWFLVAHRSLHEFDMPRVPRLVTAAAAAWIGATAFTVWNQSVVNEKVYTVAMLGLAASAWCALRWHDTRNDAFLVLIAYLCGLGYANHPAGFLPVPAVGLFVLLRRPGTLLRWRTLSAVALLLGVGLTPFLFQPIRAAHRPVINVGEPTACVGAPELSCTFSAETWTKLMSNVSREQYGGHNVAVRQAPIGAQVGMWWQYFEWQWMRDAWQQHPRVQQLVALCVLALGLFGGVRHFQRDRATFAFVAPLIFTLTPALIVYLNFKYGASQAPELGDSVNREVRDRDYFYLWSFATWSVWVGIGLGALWQQLARRVTWARTSVVMSLALVPVMLNGASASRRGQAFTALWARDLLQSVEPNGVLITNGDNDSFPVWYAQFVEGVRPDVTIALVPYLNTDWYARQLLNRPPVPYDGSGIAAYRALRTNTPATAFGTLTAAETDAIPPYLQLPEPARFQHAGIDAVIPAGYLTRDQLMVLQFIKSTFPARPIHFSIGGYPRGIGLNDYVVTQGLTQRLLNEPAASHPEYLAYPGGHLDLERTRALWQTYGAPGALLAQGTWIDAPSVSIPAAYVITGQLLGFASRAVGDSATGGAVLRQVDRLSRAAGLQQ; translated from the coding sequence ATGCTGCTTCACGCTCTCCGCTCGCGCGGGGCCCCCGCTGGCTGCGCGCTTCTCGCGTTGTGTACCCTCATGGCGGGCTATGCCGACCTATGGCGCGGCGGCACCGATCTGGCCGCGGCGCTCCTCACCATCGGTTACGTCGTCTGCGTGCCGCTCGCGATCCTCGTCGCCGGTGGCGCCCTCGGTGCGGAGCGTCAGGAAGCCGGCGCGCCGCCGTACCGCGCGGCGGCCGTGGTGTCGCTCGCGGTCCTCGCGCTCTATGCGTTCACGCTCGCGCCCACCACCGCAATGTGGGACGCCAGTGAGTACATCGCCGCGGCCAAAGTACTCGGTATTCCGCATCCGCCGGGGAATCCGATGTTCGTGCTGCTGGCCCACGCATTCGCGCAAGCGACATCGCTCCTACCGGTATCGCTGACGTATGCGGCGCGCGTGAATCTGCTGGCCGCCACCACCAGTGCCCTGTCGGCCGGTTGCTGGTTTCTCGTCGCGCATCGATCGCTGCACGAATTCGACATGCCGCGCGTGCCGCGACTGGTCACCGCTGCTGCCGCCGCGTGGATCGGTGCCACCGCCTTCACGGTGTGGAACCAGAGTGTCGTGAACGAGAAAGTGTACACCGTCGCCATGCTGGGCCTCGCGGCATCGGCGTGGTGTGCGCTGCGCTGGCACGACACGCGAAACGATGCATTCCTCGTGCTCATCGCGTATCTGTGCGGGTTGGGCTATGCCAATCACCCCGCCGGCTTTCTGCCGGTACCTGCGGTCGGATTGTTCGTGTTGTTGCGCCGTCCTGGCACGTTGCTACGCTGGCGCACGCTGAGTGCGGTCGCGCTGCTGCTGGGCGTCGGCCTCACGCCATTCCTGTTTCAGCCCATTCGCGCCGCGCATCGCCCGGTGATCAATGTGGGCGAACCCACCGCCTGCGTCGGTGCGCCGGAGCTATCGTGTACGTTCAGCGCCGAGACGTGGACGAAGCTGATGTCGAACGTGAGCCGCGAGCAGTACGGCGGACACAACGTCGCGGTGCGACAGGCGCCGATCGGTGCGCAGGTCGGCATGTGGTGGCAGTACTTCGAATGGCAATGGATGCGCGACGCGTGGCAGCAGCATCCGCGCGTACAGCAACTGGTCGCGCTGTGCGTGCTCGCGCTCGGCCTGTTCGGTGGTGTACGCCATTTCCAGCGCGACCGTGCAACCTTCGCGTTCGTAGCGCCACTCATTTTCACGCTGACACCGGCGCTGATCGTGTATCTGAACTTCAAGTACGGCGCTTCACAGGCACCGGAGCTTGGCGACAGCGTAAATCGCGAAGTCCGCGATCGCGACTACTTCTACCTCTGGAGCTTCGCTACCTGGAGCGTGTGGGTGGGTATTGGCCTCGGCGCACTGTGGCAACAGCTGGCCCGGCGCGTCACGTGGGCGCGCACCAGTGTCGTGATGTCGCTGGCGTTGGTGCCCGTGATGCTGAACGGCGCGTCCGCTTCGCGGCGCGGACAGGCGTTCACGGCGCTCTGGGCGCGTGACCTACTGCAATCGGTCGAACCCAACGGCGTGCTCATCACCAACGGCGACAACGATTCCTTTCCCGTCTGGTATGCGCAGTTCGTGGAGGGGGTGCGGCCCGATGTCACCATTGCCCTCGTGCCATATCTCAATACCGATTGGTACGCACGACAGCTGCTCAATCGCCCGCCTGTGCCGTACGACGGCAGTGGCATTGCGGCTTATCGCGCCTTGCGCACGAACACGCCCGCGACCGCCTTCGGAACACTCACGGCCGCAGAGACCGACGCCATTCCGCCATATCTCCAGCTGCCGGAGCCGGCGCGATTCCAGCACGCCGGTATCGATGCCGTCATTCCGGCCGGCTATCTCACACGGGATCAGCTGATGGTACTGCAATTCATCAAGTCGACTTTCCCAGCGCGGCCCATTCACTTCTCGATTGGCGGCTATCCGCGCGGCATCGGCTTGAACGACTACGTGGTGACGCAGGGACTCACGCAGCGGCTGCTGAACGAACCCGCCGCCTCGCACCCGGAGTATCTGGCCTATCCCGGTGGTCACCTCGATCTCGAGCGTACGCGCGCCCTCTGGCAGACATACGGCGCACCTGGAGCCTTGCTGGCGCAGGGTACGTGGATCGACGCGCCGTCGGTATCGATACCGGCCGCGTACGTGATCACCGGACAACTGTTGGGCTTCGCCTCGCGGGCGGTGGGAGACAGCGCGACCGGCGGCGCAGTGTTGCGGCAGGTTGACCGCCTGTCACGCGCCGCCGGATTACAGCAATAG
- a CDS encoding universal stress protein: MSTHAPNIRTATDISNTFEPTIAPAGPILVATDTSPASDAAFPMARLLAASVHAPVEVVSGLRPNAMPLYAYEPVPYWTQAEPYIMEGRQSEIERQMARTTPIGTSWPVRVRVGEPLTEIVEDARAIGARVIIVGRGRHSVLARVFGGESVLRLLQLSDAPVLAVEPGSDTLPKNVVIATDFSPFSLYAAQVSMGLIAPAATVRLVHVGPTLSEPDAADAAIVDGYRQEIAKGFALLKEHLEPRGFIVETVSLQGSPSERLLEYLESAHADLVVTATHGYGFLRRMVLGSVTSELVRSAPCSVLCVPGRAQTIAAARAESSGTQQTHSYALDVLDAALNAFTTRNAGRSCSIEMDRDDFGAQSLGHGMPLVGATYDKHDRSIALMFGASSLLGEHLSHRMQGCESVHTISNAKGRDQVMRIVHEGGQTLLLLD; this comes from the coding sequence ATGTCGACCCATGCGCCGAACATTCGCACTGCGACTGACATTTCGAACACATTCGAACCGACGATAGCCCCAGCTGGCCCGATTCTCGTCGCCACCGATACGTCGCCCGCGTCCGATGCCGCGTTTCCCATGGCGCGCCTGCTCGCGGCCTCAGTGCACGCACCGGTGGAAGTCGTGAGTGGGCTGCGACCGAACGCCATGCCGTTGTACGCGTACGAGCCCGTCCCGTATTGGACGCAGGCCGAGCCGTATATCATGGAAGGTCGCCAGTCGGAGATCGAGCGGCAGATGGCGCGTACGACGCCCATCGGCACGTCGTGGCCCGTGCGCGTGCGCGTGGGCGAGCCACTCACGGAGATCGTGGAAGATGCGCGTGCCATCGGCGCGCGCGTGATCATCGTTGGTCGCGGACGGCACTCCGTGCTCGCCCGGGTGTTCGGTGGCGAATCAGTGTTGCGGCTGCTGCAGCTGAGCGATGCGCCGGTATTGGCCGTCGAACCGGGCTCGGACACCCTGCCGAAGAATGTGGTGATCGCTACCGACTTCAGCCCATTCAGTCTCTATGCGGCGCAGGTTTCCATGGGCCTGATTGCGCCGGCGGCGACCGTTCGGCTGGTGCACGTGGGTCCTACGCTCAGCGAACCCGACGCGGCAGACGCGGCCATTGTGGATGGGTACAGGCAAGAGATCGCCAAAGGATTCGCGCTGCTGAAGGAGCATCTCGAGCCGCGCGGTTTCATCGTAGAGACCGTGTCGCTGCAGGGTAGTCCGTCGGAGCGTCTGCTCGAATATCTCGAGTCGGCGCATGCCGATCTCGTGGTGACCGCCACCCACGGCTACGGCTTTCTGCGCCGCATGGTACTGGGAAGCGTGACCTCTGAGCTGGTGCGCTCGGCGCCGTGTTCCGTCTTGTGCGTGCCTGGACGCGCGCAGACGATCGCGGCGGCCCGCGCCGAGTCGAGCGGAACGCAACAGACCCACAGCTACGCACTCGATGTGCTCGACGCCGCGTTGAACGCCTTCACCACGAGAAACGCGGGACGCTCCTGCAGCATCGAGATGGATCGCGACGACTTCGGTGCGCAGTCGCTGGGGCACGGTATGCCGCTGGTCGGTGCCACCTATGACAAGCACGATCGCAGCATCGCGCTGATGTTCGGCGCATCGAGCCTGCTGGGTGAGCATCTCAGTCACCGCATGCAGGGCTGCGAGTCGGTGCACACCATCTCGAATGCGAAAGGCCGCGATCAGGTCATGCGCATCGTGCACGAAGGTGGTCAGACGTTGCTGTTGCTCGACTGA
- a CDS encoding BON domain-containing protein, whose amino-acid sequence MSTSMPRLLDAHSFAPLSPPASAARTVFDNGVEAEISVITDRHCVMRDDRELLAASLRALRDASNVPKGRVVVSVNNGTVVLDGRTSYYYERAAAECAVRFLDGVRSVENHILVEPPALAHDVRVCIADALLRTAVDEATQIAVQAVGGTVILQGIVSSSAERDVAERAARTVDGVRTVIDNLIVST is encoded by the coding sequence ATGTCTACTTCAATGCCGCGCTTGCTCGACGCACATTCGTTTGCTCCGCTGTCACCGCCGGCGTCGGCTGCGCGCACGGTATTCGATAACGGCGTCGAAGCGGAGATCAGCGTCATCACCGATCGGCACTGCGTGATGCGTGACGACCGCGAGTTGCTCGCTGCGTCACTTCGTGCGCTGCGCGATGCGTCAAACGTGCCGAAGGGTCGCGTGGTCGTCAGCGTGAACAACGGCACGGTCGTGCTCGATGGACGCACCTCGTACTACTACGAGCGCGCGGCGGCGGAGTGCGCGGTGCGCTTCCTGGACGGTGTGCGCTCCGTCGAGAACCACATTTTGGTGGAGCCGCCCGCGCTGGCGCACGACGTGCGTGTGTGTATTGCCGATGCGTTGCTTCGCACCGCTGTTGACGAAGCCACTCAGATCGCGGTGCAGGCGGTTGGGGGGACGGTGATACTGCAGGGCATCGTGTCCTCGTCTGCGGAGCGCGATGTGGCTGAGCGTGCCGCACGGACGGTAGACGGTGTGCGCACCGTGATCGACAACCTGATCGTCAGCACCTAG